The Oceanidesulfovibrio indonesiensis genomic sequence CAAACCCCCTTGCAGAAGCGGGTGTTGAACAACTTCAAGTTCTCGCTCAACCCGAACGGTTTCCTGTTCCTGGGCTCCAGCGAGACGGTCGGCGATTCCTCCTCGTTCTTCCGTTCCATAGACGTGAAGTGGCGGCTGCTGCAGAACCAGGGCGGCCATGCGCGCATGGACGCGGCCAGAACCATGACCGACGCGCATGAAGCCATGCGCAGGTTGGACCATCAGCGTCCGGCCGTAGCCGCACCTGTGAGCAAGGAACAAAGGGCCGGGGATTCCGTGCTGGAGGATGTCATCGCCGCATGCCTGGCGCCGGCCGTGCTCGTGGACGAAAACCGGCGGGTGCAGCATATTTTCGGCGACGTGAGCAAAGTGCTCCATCTGCCCAAGGGCCGCATGAACACGGACATCACCCAGATGGCGGTCAAGGATCTCTCCATCCCCCTGGCCACAGGCCTCCAGCGAGCCATGAAGAACATGGAGGAGGTGGTTTACCGGAACATCGGCGTGCACGGGAAGAATGGCGAGAGCTCGGTGTTTCATATGGCCATACGCCCCGTTGCTGAGCATGAGCCGGCGCGCTTCATCGTGCTCTTCGAAGAAGGCGGCGCAGCCGAGTCCGAGGAGAAGGGACAAGCCGTGGAGTACGACCTGGAAGAGCACGCCCAGAAGCGCATCCAGGATCTGGAGCAGGAGCTCCAGTACACCAAGGAAAACCTTCAGGCCACGGTGGAGGAGGTGGAGACTTCCAATGAGGAGTTGCAGGCGACCAATGAGGAACTCCTGGCCGCCAACGAGGAGTTGCAGTCCACCAACGAGGAGTTGCAGTCCGTGAATGAGGAGCTCCTCACTGTGAACGCCGAGTATCAGAAGAAGATCGCCGAGCTCACCGAGCTGAACGACGACATGGACAACCTCATGGCTTCCACGGGCATCGGCACGCTGTTCATCGATGCGGACCTGTGCGTGCGCAAGTTCACCCAGCCGGCGGCCAGGGTGTTCCATCTCATCAAGTCGGATATCGGCCGGCCCATCGCGCACATCTCCAACGAGCTGGAGTACGAAGACTTCCACAAGGACGTGGAAACCGTGCTGCGTACGTCGCAGAAGAAGGAAGCCGAGGTGCGAAGCAAGGACGGCTCCTGGTATCTGGTGCGCATCATGCCCTACCGCACCGGAAGCAAGGAGGTCACAGGAGTGCTGGTCTCGTTCATCGACATAACGGACCGCCACCTGGCCCAGCAACAGGCGCAGAACCACCACGAAGAGTTGCTCAAGCTGCTGGAAACCTCGCCGGCTGCGACCATCATGGTGGGCAAGGACGGGAACATCCGGTTCGTGAACGAAGAAGCCGTCAGGCTCATCGGGCTGGATCGCGAGAAGCTGACTGGCCTGGATATCTTCGATGCCGGACTTGGGATGACGGATGCGAACGGCGCCGCCCTTGCACCGGAAAAGAACCCGTTCGAGATGATCAGGCAGAGCAGGGAGCCGCTTTCCGGGCAGACCGTCGAGTTGCACCCGAACGCCTCGCCCGTCCTGGTCAGCGTTTCGGGCAAACCCGTCATCAGTCAGCGCGGCAGGTTCGAGGGGGCCGTGTTCAAATTCGAGCAGCTTGCCCGCGACTAGATCGCGCTGAGAAACCGCGGGAGTCCATGGACGGGTCTCCGGGCCTCCGCGTTCGTCATCCAGGGGGCGGAGAGCCGACGCGTGTACGGGGCTCGCTGCGATACCTGCAGCAAAGACGAATCGCTCGTGAACTTCAGCGGTTTTGTGGGGGCGCTTCAAGGCGTGCGGGAACAGGACTTCACCAAGGATGAGCCGGGCGCCGCGGGATGAAAAGTACGTTGGCGCCCCGCTGTCAGGAGCCGCGCTTGTCCAGCAGCTGCTGCACCCGGGCCAGTATGGCGTGGAGCTCCTTCATGTCCAGGGGCTTGGACAGGTAGAAGTCCATGCCTTTGTCCAGGAAAACTTCCTTGTCGCCTTTCATGGCGTATGCGGTCATGGCCACAATGACCGTATCCTGCGGCAGTCCGTCCGAGCCGGCGCGGATGAGCCTCGTGGTTTCCACGCCGTCCAGTTCCGGCATCTGCACGTCCATGAACACGCAGTCGAAGGGTTGCTTTCGCAGCGCTTCCACCACGGCCTGGCCGTTTTCCACCGCAACCACTTCGTGGCCGATCCTGCTGAGCAACTGTGTGGCGAAGGTGCGGTTCACGAGGTTGTCTTCGGCGAGCAGAATTTTGAGCGGCCGTGTGCCGCCCGTGGGTTCGATTTCCGTGTCCGTTGATGTGCTGGACCGAGCGGCTTGTCCAGGCACCTCTTCTACGGGCAGGGAAATGAAGACCGCAGTGCCGCGCTCCATCTCGCTCTCCACGCACAGGGAGCCGCCCATCATCTGCACCAGCCCGCGAACGATGTTCAGACCCAGACCTGCGCCCTGGTGCTTGCGCGAGTAGGAATCATCCGCCTGAGCAAAGGAATCGAATATGCGGTTGAGGGCCTTGTCCGGAATGCCGCAGC encodes the following:
- a CDS encoding chemotaxis protein CheB; the encoded protein is MAPQDTDNKSNTSPSSDSRPAAARPDTAKPFYIVGIGASAGGLEALESFFDNMPLGTDCAFVIVQHLSPDYKSLMPELLNRHTQFKIQQAEEGMRVEPGHIYLNHPKKNLIIFNGTLFFAPKEDGLNLPIDIFLRSLADDQGEKAIGIILSGTGTDGTRGIRAIKEAGGMVMVQDEESAQFDGMPRSAVSTGIVDYVLPPGRMPDELKSFIAGRYSLASRGGQQALGSEDSVAKILGMIRTRTGIDFSFYKPNTIIRRIERRMGINQIETAEEYIRFMEEGPNEVQTLFREILIGVTKFFREPEAFEALKQKVLPEIFRDRPASEPVRIWVAGCSTGEEAYSLAVIFDEYCEENGLRHDIKIFSTDIDKDALDFASYGVYPESIVADISMERLARYFTKKGDSYQIKSRIRERVIFAYHNILKDPPFARTDLISCRNLLIYLQTPLQKRVLNNFKFSLNPNGFLFLGSSETVGDSSSFFRSIDVKWRLLQNQGGHARMDAARTMTDAHEAMRRLDHQRPAVAAPVSKEQRAGDSVLEDVIAACLAPAVLVDENRRVQHIFGDVSKVLHLPKGRMNTDITQMAVKDLSIPLATGLQRAMKNMEEVVYRNIGVHGKNGESSVFHMAIRPVAEHEPARFIVLFEEGGAAESEEKGQAVEYDLEEHAQKRIQDLEQELQYTKENLQATVEEVETSNEELQATNEELLAANEELQSTNEELQSVNEELLTVNAEYQKKIAELTELNDDMDNLMASTGIGTLFIDADLCVRKFTQPAARVFHLIKSDIGRPIAHISNELEYEDFHKDVETVLRTSQKKEAEVRSKDGSWYLVRIMPYRTGSKEVTGVLVSFIDITDRHLAQQQAQNHHEELLKLLETSPAATIMVGKDGNIRFVNEEAVRLIGLDREKLTGLDIFDAGLGMTDANGAALAPEKNPFEMIRQSREPLSGQTVELHPNASPVLVSVSGKPVISQRGRFEGAVFKFEQLARD